One segment of Ziziphus jujuba cultivar Dongzao chromosome 12, ASM3175591v1 DNA contains the following:
- the LOC107434444 gene encoding U-box domain-containing protein 21, producing the protein MIFPWRRRRAFRRAGKERRGEIMGDNGCDMELTIPNHYRCPISLDLMKDPVTLPTGITYDRESIEKWIEAGNSTCPITNQVLRSIEPIPNHTIRKMIQNWCVQNQSYGIERIPTPRIPISSIEVSQILEMIAMATRSGDGAACRDSLAKIKVLAKESERNKRCIVNSGAGNALSLAFEAFSKADGGFDKNGVVLEEILSALTLVSPLDGEAKSSLGSASSLHCMVWFLQGGDLSARGNAVLVLKEVVSSDKEKLEAFAEIEGALAAIFKLVKEPIFPTATKASLMMIYHMVRSSSPSPSSSSSSSSLSSSSSSSQIVERFVEMGLVSLLLEILVDSEKSICEKALGVLDGICSTEKGREKAYNHALTMPVLVKKILRVSDLATEFSVSILWKLCKNESREEGTAMIEALQVGAFQKLLLLLQVGCVERIKEKITELLKILNAYRNSLECIDSMDFKELKRPF; encoded by the coding sequence ATGATCTTTCCATGGAGAAGGAGGAGAGCCTTCCGGAGAGCCGGCAAGGAAAGGAGGGGTGAGATCATGGGAGATAACGGCTGCGACATGGAGCTCACGATACCGAACCATTACCGGTGTCCGATATCGTTGGATTTGATGAAAGATCCGGTGACTTTGCCCACCGGGATTACTTACGACCGTGAGAGCATAGAGAAATGGATTGAAGCTGGGAATTCTACGTGTCCGATCACCAATCAGGTACTGAGAAGTATCGAGCCTATTCCCAATCATACCATTAGGAAGATGATACAGAATTGGTGTGTGCAGAACCAGTCCTACGGCATCGAGCGAATCCCCACTCCTCGTATCCCCATAAGCTCCATCGAGGTCTCCCAGATTCTCGAAATGATTGCCATGGCTACTAGGAGTGGAGATGGAGCAGCGTGCCGAGATTCGCTGGCCAAGATCAAGGTTTTGGCCAAAGAAAGCGAGCGCAACAAGCGCTGCATTGTCAACAGTGGAGCCGGAAACGCTTTGTCTTTGGCTTTCGAGGCGTTCTCGAAAGCCGACGGCGGTTTCGATAAAAACGGTGTCGTTTTGGAGGAGATTTTGTCGGCTTTGACGTTGGTTTCGCCTCTAGATGGCGAAGCCAAGTCGAGCTTGGGATCGGCTTCTTCGTTGCATTGCATGGTTTGGTTTCTACAAGGTGGAGATTTATCTGCAAGAGGGAACGCAGTTTTGGTGCTAAAAGAAGTTGTTTCATCAGATAAAGAAAAGCTAGAAGCTTTCGCTGAGATTGAAGGAGCTTTAGCGGCCATTTTTAAGCTTGTTAAAGAGCCCATTTTCCCAACTGCTACAAAAGCCTCTTTAATGATGATTTATCACATGGTTagatcatcatcaccatcaccatcatcatcatcatcatcatcatcgctatcatcatcatcatcatcatcacaaaTCGTAGAAAGATTTGTGGAAATGGGATTGGTCTCATTGCTATTGGAAATACTTGTGGATTCAGAAAAAAGCATTTGTGAGAAAGCTTTGGGAGTTCTTGATGGGATTTGCAGCACTGAAAAAGGTAGAGAAAAGGCTTATAACCATGCTTTGACCATGCCGGTTTTGGTGAAGAAGATACTGAGGGTTTCAGATTTGGCAACTGAGTTCTCGGTTTCTATACTTTGGAAGCTGTGCAAGAATGAGAGTAGGGAAGAAGGGACCGCCATGATTGAGGCTCTTCAAGTTGGAGCTTTTCAGAAGCTTTTGTTGCTCTTGCAGGTTGGTTGTGTGGAGAGGATAAAGGAGAAGATTACCgaattgttgaaaattttgaacGCCTATAGGAATTCTTTGGAGTGCATAGATTCTATGGATTTTAAGGAGCTTAAGAGGCCCTTTTGA